AAGAAGGTGACGTCACGGTCGGTCGAGACGCCTTGGGCGCCTCCCACCACAGGCACCCGCCCGTTGGCGAGCGTCTCTCGCAGCCGGTCGGCGCGCACGTCGACGATCTTCGCCCTGGTGTGGTCGGTGTCGGTGATGATCCCCGCCTGGCTGCCCGTGAAGCTGTCGGAGGGGATCCCGGCGTCGTGGAGGGCCATGCACAGGAGCGCCATCGCCTTGCGCTCGCCTGCCGTGATCAGCATGTCCATTTCGCGCCCCGGGTGGGTCCCCGACACCTGCGCGGCAAGGTGCAGCAAATCGTCGGTCTCGCTGCCCATGGCGGAAACCGCCACCACGACCTGGTTGCCCCGCTTGACGGTACGTGCGACGTAGTCGGCCACGTTGCGCATCCGCTCGGCGTCGCCCACAGACGTCCCGCCGAACTTCATCACCAACAGGGCCACGACCCTCAAGGGTACCAGTGGGGTGGTGGCGGCCCCCGGCGGTTTGGGGCGGCGGCCGCGGCTAGGCCTGTTGGCGCCGCGGCTAGCTTTGTGCGCCGTGCCTACCGACAAAAGAGCCCGCCAGCGCGCAGGGCGCGCAGCGCGCATGGCCGAACTTCAGCGCGCACAAAAGAGGCGCAGCCGCATCCGGCGCGGTGTGATCATCGGTGTCGTGGTGGCCGTGGCAGTCGGCCTGGCCGTGTACACCGGCACGCGGGGCGGTTCGTCGAAGAAGGTCAACACGGGTACCGGCACCTCGACGACGGCTCCCGGCACGACCACTCCCGGGACCGCTTCCACCGTCCCGTTGGGCACCGGCCTGGCCGTCCGGACGGCCCCGGCGGTCAGCGCCAACTGCTCTACGCCGGCCGGAGGCGCGACAGGATCAGGCGCCGCGACGGCATCCGGCAACGGTGTGTCGATCGTGCCGGCGCCGGCCCACGTGCCGTTCCCGAACCTCGACGGGTCATCGCCCCGCTACACCAAGTTCTCCTCCGCCCCGCCGTTCTGCATCGATCCGACGAAGACCTACAACGCGACTGTCAAGACCGACGCGGGCAGCTTCGTCATCGAGCTTCTGCCCAAGTACGCGCCGGTCACGGTCAACAACTTCGTCTTCCTCGCCGGCTACCACTTCTACGACGGGATCGTGTTCCACCGGGTCATCCCTGGCTTCATGGACCAAGTCGGTGACCCGACGGCGACGGGGAGCAGCGGCCCGGGGTACTCGTTTGCGGACGAGCTGCCGTCGGCCAGCTCTGCTTACGGCACGGGTATCGTCGCCATGGCCAACAGCGGCCCGAACACGAACGGATCGCAGTTCTTCATCGTCGTCCCGGGCGGAGGTTCGGGGCTGTCACCGTCGTACAGCGTTTTCGGCCAGGTGACGTCGGGCATGGACGTGGTCGAGAAGATCAATTCCGACGGGTCCCAGGCGGGCACGCCGGCGAAGTACCACAAGATCCTGTCCGTCAGCATCACCGCCTCCTAGGAGCGTTCACTTTGGCTTCAACCACCCCGTGCCCCTCCCCCGAAGGGTCGAGCCCCAAGCAGCAGCAGTTCGACGGCCCGCCGCCGATGTGCATAGACGCCTCGAAGCGCTACAGCGCGCAGATGGTCACGTCGAAGGGCGCCATGACGATCGCTCTCGACCCCATCGCCGCTCCGCAGACCGTCAACAACTTCGTCTTCCTCGCCCGCTACCACTACTTCGAAGGGATCGTCTTCCACCGGATCATCCCCGGGTTCGTCCTGCAGGGTGGCGACCCGACAGGTACCGGTCGCGGCGGACCCGGTTACCGGTTCGCCGACGAGCTGCCACCGCCGGGACGCTACGAGCTGGGATCGCTGGCGATGGCCAACGCCGGTCCGGACACCAACGGGAGCCAGTTCTTCGTCATCAGCGGGGCGTCAGGGGTGCGGCTGCCTCCGCAGTACTCGTTGTTCGGCAAGGTGGTCGCAGGGCTGGACGTCGTCGCGGCGATCGACGCTGTGGGGACCCAGTCCGGGACACCAACCGAGACCGTCACCATCGACTCGGTGACGATCACCGAGTCCGAATAAGCCTCTGCCCGCCGGGCCGCGAGTACTAGCGGTTCCTGAGGACCTCCAGGCCCGCCGGCTTCCCGTCCACGTACACGGTCACACCGCCGGCGCCGGCGGTGCGCCACGACCCGTCACCGTCGCGGATCAAGGCAGTGCGCTCATCGATCGCTGCAATCCGCAGGTGGCCCGTGGCGAGCTGCACCGTGCGGTTGGCCTTCTCCTCGGACCAGGTGTCGTAATGGGGCAGGACCGCCAGTTGCGGGATGAGCCCGAGCCCCAGTGTCAGCGCACCCCCGCGTGGATCGACCATCGGATCCCCCAACACCATCGCGCCGGCGCTCGACCCGGCCACTACAGCACCGGAGTGCCAGGCGCCGACGAGCGCCGACCAGGCCGGCGTGTCCTTGAGGACCGAGCGAAGGTGCATTGGCGAGCCGCCCGACAGGTAGATGAACCTGGCGCCGGCGACGATCTTCACCTGGTCGTCGTCGACAGCGTCGGACCGGGACAGGATCATCGCCGGGCGGACCGTCGCGCCGAATTCGGCGAACCAGGCGGCCGCCTTATCGACGGCCCTTTGCGGGTGCTCATAAGCGGCGGCGGTCGGGAGCACGACCACTTCGGATTTGCCCGACTGCTCCCAGAGATCGCGGTCGAAGTCGCAGCCGGGGGTCCATTCTCCGCCGCCCACCAGCGCCAGCGTGCCGGGTGTGAGACTGGTGCCGGTGGGGTCGTCCGTACCGGTGGGGTCGTCGGCGCCGGGGTCGCCGTGGTCCGCTTCGCTCATCGCCGGTCACCGTAGCGGGCCGCCGCCGGCGCCTCGGCGGTTGCGCGGGGACTGACGGGGCTGAGGGGTGCACCGGGGCTGACGGGTGCGCCGGCAAAGGCAGGCGCACCCGTCTGATTCCCGCGGGGGTGGCAGACCCCTTCTCCGCGTAGGCCACTGTAGCGGGGGTTGGCGGTTTCGGCACCCGGTGCATCCGATGGGAGAATGTCGCCGTGACCACACCCTCGAATGACGCCGCCGGCGCCCGGCTGACCCAGCCGGACCGGCCCTGGGTGATGCGCACCTACTCCGGGCACTCCACCGCAAAAGCCTCGAACGAGCTCTACCGGACGAACCTGGCGAAGGGCCAGACCGGCCTGTCCATCGCCTTCGACCTGCCGACCCAGACCGGTTACGACCCGGACGCGCCGGAAGCTCGCGGCGAGGTCGGAAAGGTCGGCGTGCCCGTGGTGCACAAGGGCCACATGGCCGAACTGCTGGAGGGGATACCTCTCGAGCAGATGAATACCTCGATGACGATCAACGCCACAGCAGCCTGGCTGCTCGGCCTCTACGTCGCCTGCGCCGACGACACCGGCGCGCCACGCGCCGCCCTCACCGGCACCACGCAAAACGACATCGTCAAGGAATACCTCTCCCGCGGCACCTACATATTCCCGCCGGCGCCGAGCCGGCGCCTGACCGTCGACACGATCGCGTGGGCGGTGCGCAACCTCCCCAAGTGGAACCCGATCAACGTGTGCAGCTACCACCTTCAAGAAGCTGGTGCCACACCTGTCCAGGAGTTGGCGTTCGCGCTGGCGACGGCGGTGGGCGTGGTCGACGCAGTGCGCGATTCCAAGCAGCTGGAAGAAGACGAACTGCCGGCCGTGGTGGGACGGATCTCTTTCTTCTGCAACGCAGGCATCCGCTTCGTCGAGGAGACGTGCAAGATGCGCGCGTTCACCCGCATGTGGGACCGCATCTGCCTGGAGCGCTGGGGAGTCGACGATCCGAAGCTTCGCCGTTTCCGCTACGGGGTCCAGGTGAACTCGCTCGGGCTCACCGAGCAGCAACCCGAGAACAACGTCCCCCGTATCGCCCTCGAAGCCCTCGGTGTCATCCTGTCCCGCGATGCCCGGGCACGCGCGATTCAGCTCCCCGCGTGGAACGAGGCGCTCGGGCTGCCGCATCCCTGGGACCAGCAGTGGTCCCTGCGGATCCAGCAGATCCTCGCCTTCGAGACGGACCTGCTCGAGTACCCGGACCTCCTCGACGGTTCACACGTGGTCGAGGCGCGTACAACGGAGCTGATCGAGGCTGCGTCGGAGGAGCTTTCCGCGATCCTCGGTGACGGCGGCGCCTTCGAATCGATCGAGCGGATGAAGTCCGCGCTCGTGGTGAGCCAGTCGGAGCGGACACGGCGAATCGAATCCGGCGATGCGATCGTAGTTGGTGTCAACCGTTTCACCACGTCCGAGCCGTCGCCGCTTGACGTCGAAGGGGCCGTGCTGCGGGTCGATCCCGCTGTGGAAGCCGAGCTGGTCGAGGACGTGGTCAGGTGGAGGAAAGAGAGGGACGGGAGCGCGGTGCAAGCGGCCCTTGACGAGTTACGCCGAGCGGCTGAGAGCCCGGGCGTCAATGTGATGCCGGCGACGATCCAGCTCGCACACGCCCGCGGGACCACCGGCGAGTGGGCGACCGCGTTGCGGGAGGTGTGGGGCGAGTACCGGGCGCCGACGGGCGTGGGGAGGGCGGCCGTGGCACGTGACGACGGTTTCACCACAGCCCGCTCGCGGGTGGGAGCCGTCACGGCGCGGCGCGGAGCCCCGCCGCGGTTGCTGGTGGCGAAGCCCGGCCTCGACGGCCACAGCAACGGCGCGGAGCAGATCGCCGTGGCAGCCCGTGACGCCGGCTTCGAGGTGGTGTACCAGGGGATCCGCCAGACGCCGGCGCAGATCGCCGCAGTTGCGCGCGACGAGGACGTGGACGTGGTGGGCCTTTCGATCCTGTCAGGCAGCCACCTGGAGTTGGTTCGCGAGGTGATGGGCGGCCTGCGCGACGCCGGCGTGTCGGTGCCCGTCGTGGTCGGGGGGATCATCCCTCCCGGTGACGAGGCGGAGCTGCGGGCGGCCGGTGTGGCTGCGGTGTACACACCGAAGGACTTCGAGCTGGGTCGAATAGTCGCCGAGCTGGCTGGGCTCGTCTGAAACGATCGGACGGGTGGGTCCCCTCTTCTCTGTCCACTTCTCCCGCTTGGAGCGCGCCGTAAGCGGACAGGGCTCGCGCCGGCCTGGCGGTTCGGCGTGAACTCTGTACCCTCATGACTCAAGCGAGCGCGGCGGCGAGGTCGCGGCGAGCGTCCTCGAGGTGCTTGCGGACCGTGCCGCCGGCGATGCCAAGCGCCTCGGCCGCTTCGCGGACGGGCAGACCGACCACGAGGCACATGACAGCGCACGACCGCCGGCGGGGCGGCATCGCGGCGAGGGCCGCCTCGATCGCGACGGATGATGCGGCGGCGGATCCGGTCGGGTCGGGCGGGTTGCGCTCAGCGGTAGCGGGTGGCCGGCGGGCAGCCTTGCGCTGGGCCTTGGCCAGGAGACGGAACCCCGCGGTGTACACATAGCCGGTGGGGTTCGGGCCGCGGCTGACCCGGCTCCAGTGCACGAGCGCCCTGGCGAAGGCCTCTTGTGCCGCGTCCTCCGCGGCCGCGGAGTCGGCGCCGGCGAGACGGAGGGCGCGGACCAGGCGGTGGTAGTGGCTCTGGTAGCAGTAAACGAAGTCAACCGTTGGCAGGTCCGCGATGGGTTCTCTGGCGGCTCCGGCCGCGGCTGGCGGGTCGGGTGGGAGAACCTGCACCGCCACCATCGTGTCAGCCGGCGGCTTCCTAGCCGCCGGACCCATTGGTGCCGGATCCCGTAGTGCCGGATCCCGTCCTAGGGATGGTCGGGCTGGGGGCACGGGCAGGGGCAGGGGCGGGTGCCGGAGTGGGGCAGGCGACCGCCGCCGAGCCGGAGACACCCGCGCTAGCTGAGCCCGAGCCGACCGTCCCCGAGCCGGCAGAGCCCGAACCGGCAGAGCCCGAGCCGACAGAGCCCTGGGTGGGCGTCACGACCGGCAGCCACTGGACGGGCGTGGTCGCCAAGGAGTGACCGGAGGAGTCGAGCGCGGTCAGGGTCCCTACCGTCTCCTGGGTGACCTTGCCCGACTGGAACCAGGCCGCCGGCGCAGCGAGGACCGCCCATCCCTGAACCGGGGTCATCTCGTCGGTGGCCCCGCCGGTGAAGTCCATGCGGACCTTGCTGACGGCGGAGTTGGTCTGCAGCACAACGACGGCGACCGGGTCGCCCTCGGCGTCGCCCACCACCGTGGTTTGCTCGCTGAGAATCATCGACCCGAGCTGCTGAACCACGAACCCGCTCCCGGCTGTGGCCACCATGTCCGGTGTCGATACCTCGGCTTGGAAGTGGGAGCCGGCCGTCCCGCACTCGGTACTGCCCGCTGAGCTGAGGGGCATCATTAGGGGGGTCGCGACCAGGTAGCCGCGGATATCGATCCCGTTGGCCTGCCGGGTGAACAGACGAGTGAACCTGTTCGGCTCCGGGAGAGCGGCCGACGGCCCGCCGGCGATCTGGGCGCCGCTCGGGGCCTGGGACGATGCGCGGGTGCTCGACCCGGACGCAGGCGAGGTGGCGACGACCTGCCGGGCGGACCCTCCGGTGGTCGACACCGCGTACCCCACCCCCCCACCGGCGGCCACGGCAACCACACCGGCCAGGGCGGCGGCACGCCAGCGCATGCGCCGTCCCGCCCTCGCGACGATCGCGTGAAGGTCGTCGGAGCCGGACACATCCCCATCACCGAGGAGGCCTCCCATCCGCGGATCCACTGGTTGCATACCCTCTATAACCCCCGAGGGCAGCGTTTCGCGTACTAAAGAGGTTCGCGAACCTCTTCAGATGCCGCCACGCTCCACCCAAGGACGCTCGCGGCGAATCGTCGTCGGGCGCGACCACCACCGGCCGGAGAAGCGCCAAGGGCCGGGACGCTCGGGCTCTTGCGCCGCCAGGACCACCGGCCGCGGCCAGGCCATCTCCACCGCCGCCACGATCGCTGCGAGTTCCTCAGGGGAAGGGTCGGCCGCCACTAAAGGGGCACGTTACCGTGCTTGCGCTTCGGCAGCTCCTCCCGCTTGGAGCGCAAAAGGTCGAGCGAACGGGCCAGCACCTTGCGGGTGTCCGCAGGGTCGATCACGTCGTCGACGTAGCCGCGCTCCGCTGCGAGGTACGGGTTGGCGAACTTCTCCGTGTACTCCTCGACCAGCTGCGCGCGGCGGGACGCCGCGTCAGGCGAGGTGGCCAGCTCGCGGCGGTAAACGATGTCCACCGCGCCTTGTGGTCCCATCACCGCCAGCTCCGCGGACGGCCACGCGAACGCGAGGTCGGCGCCGATGGACTTGGAGTTCATGACGACGTAGGCACCGCCGTAAGCCTTGCGGGTGATGATCTGGATGCGGGGAACCGTGGACTCGCAGTAGGCGTAGAGCAGCTTGGCCCCGTGACGGATGATCCCCCCGTACTCCTGGTCGGTTCCGGGCATGAAACCGGGGACGTCGACGAAAGTGACGAGCGGGATGTTGAACGAGTCGCACGTGCGCACGAACCGTGCACCCTTCTCGGAGCTCTCGATGTCGAGCACGCCGGCGAGGTTCTGTGGCTGGTTGCCGACTATGCCCACGACGTGCCCGTCGATGCGGGCGAAGCCGCATACCAGGTTCATCGCCCAAAGCGAGTGGTACTCCACGAAGTCGCCGTCGTCGACGACCGCTGTGATGACCTTCTTCATGTCGTAGGGCTGGTTGGGGCTGGCGGGGATCAAGCCCCGCAGCTCCGGCGTCGAACGCTCGGGGTCGTCGCCGGTCTCGAGGCGCGGCGGCTCCTCCATGTTGTTGGACGGGAGGAAGCCGAGCAGGTAGCGCACCTCGTCGAGGCAGCTCTTCTCGTCGGCCGCGACGAAAGCCGCGACACCCGACTTGGTGGCGTGAGTGAGCGCGCCGCCGAGCTGTTCGAGAGTCACCTCCTCACCGGTCACGGTCTTCACCACGTCCGGGCCGGTGATGAACATCTGGGAGGTGTCGCGCACCATGAAGATGAAGTCGGTCATCGCCGGGCTATAGACGGCGCCGCCGGCGCACGATCCCATGATCACGCTGACCTGGGGGATCACGCCCGACGAGTCGACGTTTCGCTTGAAGATCCCGCCGAAGTAGTGCAGACCTACGACGCCTTCCTGCACGCGCGCGCCGCCGCCGTCGTTGATGCCGATCATCGGCACACCGAGCGAGGTGGCGAGATCCATGATCTTGTGGACCTTCTCGCCGAACACCTCACCGAGGGATCCTCCATTGACGGTGAAGTCCTGGGAGAAGATGCAGACCTTGCGACCGTCGATCGTGCCGAAGCCGGTGATCACACCGTCTGTGTAGGGCCGCTTGTCATCGGGCAGTCCCGGGGCCCTCGTGCGAGCGAGCATGTCGAGCTCCTGGAACGACCCCTCGTCCAGCAGGTAGTCGATCCGCTCCCTCGCCGTCATCTTGCCCTTGGAGTGCTGGCGCTCGATGGCGTGGGGCGGCCCGGCGTGGATGGCCTGCTCCTTGCGGCGGGCCAGTTCCTCGAGGCGTTCGGACATCGGGTGCTCTGACATCGGTCCAAAGGGTACTGCCGGCGCCACCAACGCCCCCATTCGGCGTGGCCGTTCGAGCGGCAAGACTGCCAGGTGTGGCCACTCCCGCAGCTCCGGCGAACAGGCGGGCGGTCGAGCCTCCTCCGACCCGCTGGGAGTTCCCCTCGGACCCTCGCGCGCTCGCCAGGGCAGCTCAACAGAGCGGGGGGGAGGTCGTGGCCGTCGGGGCCGACCTCGAACCGGGAACGCTGCTGGCCGCGTACCGGTCCGGGTTGTTCCCGATGCCGGCGAGGCGCGGTCTTCCTGGCTGGTGGTCACCAGAACCCCGTGGGGTCATCCCGCTGAACGCTGGAGGCTTGAAGGTGTCGCGCTCGCTCCGCAGGTCGTGCGCACATTTCGAGGTCCGCGTCGACACCGCGTTCGAAGAGGTGATCGCTGCGTGCGCCGACAAGCGCCGGCCTGGCAGGTGGATCGACCGTGACATCGTGCGTGCATACACCCGGCTGCACGAATGGGGTTGGGTGCACAGCGTGGAGGCCTGGGATGACAAGGGCGTGCTGGCCGGTGGGCTCTACGGCGTCGCGGTGGGCGGCCTCTTCGCCGGCGAGTCGATGTTCCACCGGCAGACCGACGCGTCGAAGGTCGCTCTGATTCGACTCGTCGAAATTCTGCGCGCAGCGGGCGACGCCGAGCGCCGGCTCCTCGACGTCCAATGGGTGACACCGCATCTCGAGTCGCTCGGGGCGGTAGGCGTGACACGCGAGGAATACCACCGCCGGCTCGAGGTGGCGCTCAGTCTCCCCCAGCCGGAGTGCTTCGGCGGCTAGCCGCAAGACGGTCGGCACGTGCGGCTAGCGAGGCCGAGTCCAAGACACCCGCTGCGAACGCGCCGAACTTGGCGTCGGGGCCCGACCAGAGCAGCTCCGAAACGCCGGATATCACGGGCGGTTCGGTTCTGAGCGTGGCGAGATCCCGAAAGAGCATCGCCAGGCCCCTGGATGCGGCGAGCGTCGCGGCGAGAGTCCCGCCAGCCCGGACATTCACTTTCCATTGGGCCCCCGAATCCGGGATCGACTCGAGATGCCCGTATACAGCGAGCACCGCGGCAGCCGACTTGGCGCCCCAGCCCGGCAGTCCGGGGAATCCGTCGGCGCTGTCGCCGACCAACGCGAGGTAGTCGGGGATCGACGCCGGCGGGACACCGAACTTCGCCACTACACCCTGCTCGTCGATGATGGCTCCCTTGCGCCGGTCGAGCTGCACGACGCGGGTGCCGGTGACGCACTGGGCCAGGTCCTTGTCGGGAGTGCAGACCACCACTTGGTCCACCGTGGGATCCGAAGCAGCTACAGCCGCGGCGGATGCAAGCGCGTCGTCAGCTTCGAGCTCGACCATCGGCCAAACGGCCGCGCCCATCAGGGCGAGCGCCTCCTCCAGTAAGCCGAACTGGCCGAGCAGCAACGGGTCGACGCCGGCGCTCGTCTTGTAGCCCGGCCACATGTCGTTGCGAAACGACTCGATCACATGATCCGTGGCCACCCCCACGTGAGTCGCCCCATCCTCAATCAGGGCCAGCACCGACGAGAGAACTCCGCGGACGGCCGCCACCTCCTGGCCGGCCGAGTTCGCATGCGGCGGCGCTCCGAAGAAATGCCGGAACAGCTCGTAGGTTCCGTCGACGAGATGGACCCTCACGCGCATGGCGGTTCAGCATGGTAGGTCGGTACGGTGCAGCGCAGTGACATGGTTGATATGCGACTACGGGGAGGTGATCAGCCTCCCCCAACCCGCCGGCGACCTGGCGGCCATCGAGGCGGCGGCGGGCGTCCAAGGCGACGGGCAGAGCTTCTGGAAGGCGTACTGGCGACACCGCCCTTCCTACGACCGGGCTGATGTCACCGCGGCCGAATACTGGCGGGCTGTCACCGGCCGCGCGGTCAACTCCGACGCGTTGGAACACCTCGCCCGAGCCGACGTGGGAAGCTGGCTGCATCCCAACCCCGACAGCATCTCTGCTGTTGCCGAGTTAAAGGAGAGAGGCGTGCGGCTGGCCCTTTTCTCCAACGCGCCGGCCGAACTGGCCAGAGAGCTGCAGTCCGCGCCCTGGCTGGGGTCTTTTTCCGAGAAGTTCTTCAGCTGCGACCTGAACGCGGTGAAGCCCGCCCACGACTCGTACCTGGCCGTGCTCGAGTCATTGGGCGCTCACCCGGAAGAGGTCGTGTTCGTCGATGACCGGCCGGCGAACGTCGCCGGCGCCCAAGCCGTCGGTATCCGGGCGTTCGTCTTCGAAGGCCCGGCGCAGTTGGCCAGACTCGTCTAGCTGTTCGCGCCATCGTGGGCGTCGCAGCGAACCTCTCTAGGCAGGCTCAGGCGTCAGGATCTCGTAGCCGTCCTCGGTCACGAGGATGGTGTGCTCGAACTGCGCGGTGCGCCGGCCGTCGGCGGTCACCGCGGTCCACCCGTTGTCCCACATCTTCTCGCGCCAGGTGCCAAGGGTGATCATCGGTTCGATGGTGAACACCATCCCGGGCTCCATGACGGTGGACGCCTCGGGTGTGTAGTAGTGCGGGACACTCGGCGACGTGTGGAACTGCTCTCCGATCCCGTGCCCGACGAACATCCGGACGACGCCGAGGCCATTGCTCGACGCGTGCGTTTCGATCGCACGCCCGATGTCGGAAAGAGGCCGCCCAGGGCGCGCGGCCTCGATTCCCAAACGGCGGCACTCGCGTGTCGCCTCGACGAGCCTGCGCGACTCCGCGTCGACTTCGCCGACGTAGAAAGTCGCGTTGCAGTCGCCGTGGACGCCGTCGATGTATGCGGTCACGTCGATGTTCACGATGTCTCCGTCGAAGAGAGGTCGGTCGTCGGGGATGCCGTGGCAGATGACCTCGTTGACCGACGTGCAGATCGACTTCGGATAACCGTGGTAGTTGAGCGTCGAGGGGAAGGCGCCGCGCTCGATGTACGCCCCGTGGGCGATGACGTCGAGTTCGTCCGTCGTCACTCCCGGCGCGACAGCTGCACCGGTCACCGCCAACACCTCGGCGGCTATGCGCCCCGCCACGCGGATGCGCTCGATCACGTCGGCGGACTTGACCATCGGCTCATCGCGGCGCTCGGGTATGCCGGTGCGGTAGTAGTCGGTGGGCACGATCCCGTCCGGCACTCCAAGCATGGGGCTCACGTCACCTGGCAGAACCCGGCCCTCTGTCGCCTTGTGGCAGCGCTTGTACTTGCGGCCGCTGCCGCACCAGCAGGGGTCGTTGGATCTGGGGATCCGGGTAGAAGTCTGCGTCGCGGGTGCCGTCACTCCTGCACCAGCTCTATCAACGTCCCGAACGCGGTCTTGGGGTGCAAGAACGCGACAGTCGTGCCGCGCGAACCCGGCCTCGGGGTCTCGTCGATCGCGCGCGCGCCGGCGGAGACGGCTTGCTTCAGCGCTTCCGCGCAGTCGTCGACGCGGTAACCCACGTGGTGCAGCCCTTCACCCTTGGTATCGAGGTACTTGGCGACCGGCGAGTCCTCGCGTGTCGGTGTCAGCAGCTGGATGTACGAATCGGCGACGGAGAGCAGAGCCTCCTCCACCCCGTCGCGCTCGACAACCTCACGGTGGGTCACGGTCGCGCCGAACGTCTGCTTGTACCAGTCGACCGCCGCGTCGAGATCCCGGACCGCGATAGCGACATGGTCCACTTCGGTCAGCGCCATCCGCCCAGGCTACCGCCGCGCCGGGCGGTCGTAGACTGGGCGGCATGCCAGGTTCAGTCATGGTCGCCGGCGCACGCACCCCGATCGGCAGGCTTTCCGGAGCGCTCTCGGGCTTCTCGGCGGCGCAACTCGGCGCGGTCGCGATCCGGGAGGCTCTTCGGCGGGCCTCGATGCGGCCGGAGGACGTGGACTACGTGATCATGGGGCAGGTACTGCTTGCGGGCACGGGCCAGGTGCCGGCCCGCCAGGCGGCGACCGCAGCGGGGATCCCGATGACCACGCCGGCGACGGTGGTCAACAAGGTCTGTCTTTCGGGTCTCAACGCGATCTACCAGGCGGACCTGATGATCTCGGCGGGCGACGCGGATGTCGTCGTGGCGGGCGGCATGGAGTCGATGACAAACGCGCCGCACCTGCTGCTCGGCGCTCGGCAGGGCTACCGCCTCGGCGATGCCGTCCTGCGCGACGCCATGATGTACGACGGTCTCGAGGA
This is a stretch of genomic DNA from Acidimicrobiales bacterium. It encodes these proteins:
- a CDS encoding HAD family phosphatase, coding for MTWLICDYGEVISLPQPAGDLAAIEAAAGVQGDGQSFWKAYWRHRPSYDRADVTAAEYWRAVTGRAVNSDALEHLARADVGSWLHPNPDSISAVAELKERGVRLALFSNAPAELARELQSAPWLGSFSEKFFSCDLNAVKPAHDSYLAVLESLGAHPEEVVFVDDRPANVAGAQAVGIRAFVFEGPAQLARLV
- the map gene encoding type I methionyl aminopeptidase → MTAPATQTSTRIPRSNDPCWCGSGRKYKRCHKATEGRVLPGDVSPMLGVPDGIVPTDYYRTGIPERRDEPMVKSADVIERIRVAGRIAAEVLAVTGAAVAPGVTTDELDVIAHGAYIERGAFPSTLNYHGYPKSICTSVNEVICHGIPDDRPLFDGDIVNIDVTAYIDGVHGDCNATFYVGEVDAESRRLVEATRECRRLGIEAARPGRPLSDIGRAIETHASSNGLGVVRMFVGHGIGEQFHTSPSVPHYYTPEASTVMEPGMVFTIEPMITLGTWREKMWDNGWTAVTADGRRTAQFEHTILVTEDGYEILTPEPA
- the mce gene encoding methylmalonyl-CoA epimerase yields the protein MALTEVDHVAIAVRDLDAAVDWYKQTFGATVTHREVVERDGVEEALLSVADSYIQLLTPTREDSPVAKYLDTKGEGLHHVGYRVDDCAEALKQAVSAGARAIDETPRPGSRGTTVAFLHPKTAFGTLIELVQE